From the Phreatobacter oligotrophus genome, one window contains:
- the gcvT gene encoding glycine cleavage system aminomethyltransferase GcvT: MGEPQDGPLLTTPLHALHGELGAKMVPFAGYDMPVQYPTGVLAEHNWTRTSAGLFDVSHMGQCFLIPEDGRYETAAAALEALVPADVMALKLGQQRYSQFTNAEGGILDDLMITRLGHPGHEHWLYLVVNAACKDADYAHMRAHLPAGVTLKVADDLALIAVQGPEAVAAVATLAPSLAGLKFMTSVDLAIDGIWAHVSRTGYTGEDGVEISVKSGDAVALTRKLLADPRVKPIGLGARDSLRLEAGLCLYGHDIDTTTSPVEAGLTWSIQKRRRAEGGFLGAARIQKELAEGASRLRVGILPDGRAPAREGTVVKSADGQPIGTVTSGGFGPTINGPLAMGYVNRRFAEPGTPVLLEVRGKDLPGKVVTMPFARHRYVRG, from the coding sequence ATGGGCGAGCCCCAGGACGGCCCGTTGCTGACCACACCTCTCCATGCCCTGCATGGCGAGCTCGGAGCCAAGATGGTCCCCTTCGCCGGCTACGACATGCCGGTGCAGTATCCGACCGGCGTCCTTGCTGAGCACAACTGGACCCGCACCAGCGCCGGCCTGTTCGATGTCAGCCATATGGGCCAGTGCTTCCTCATCCCCGAGGACGGCCGCTACGAGACGGCCGCCGCCGCGCTCGAGGCCCTGGTGCCCGCCGATGTCATGGCGCTGAAGCTCGGCCAGCAGCGCTATTCCCAGTTCACCAATGCCGAGGGCGGCATCCTCGACGACCTGATGATCACGCGCCTTGGCCATCCCGGCCATGAGCACTGGCTCTATCTGGTGGTGAACGCCGCCTGCAAGGACGCCGACTACGCCCATATGCGGGCGCATCTCCCGGCCGGCGTGACCCTGAAGGTCGCCGACGATCTCGCGCTGATCGCAGTGCAGGGCCCCGAGGCCGTCGCGGCGGTGGCGACGCTCGCGCCCTCGCTCGCCGGCCTGAAGTTCATGACCTCGGTGGACTTAGCCATCGACGGTATCTGGGCCCATGTCTCCCGCACCGGCTATACCGGCGAGGACGGCGTCGAGATCTCAGTGAAGAGCGGCGATGCGGTGGCGCTGACCCGCAAGCTGCTCGCCGATCCGCGCGTCAAGCCGATCGGCCTCGGCGCCCGTGACTCGCTGCGCCTCGAGGCGGGCCTCTGCCTCTACGGCCATGACATCGACACCACAACCTCGCCCGTCGAGGCCGGCCTCACCTGGTCGATCCAGAAGCGCCGCCGCGCCGAGGGCGGCTTCCTCGGCGCCGCCCGCATCCAGAAGGAGCTGGCCGAGGGTGCGTCGCGCCTGCGTGTCGGCATCCTGCCCGATGGCCGCGCTCCGGCCCGCGAGGGAACGGTGGTGAAGTCCGCCGACGGCCAGCCCATCGGCACGGTCACCTCGGGCGGCTTCGGCCCGACCATCAACGGCCCGCTCGCCATGGGCTACGTCAACCGCCGCTTCGCCGAGCCGGGCACGCCCGTGCTCCTCGAGGTCCGCGGCAAGGACCTGCCGGGCAAGGTCGTGACCATGCCCTTCGCACGGCATCGCTATGTCCGCGGCTGA
- the gcvPA gene encoding aminomethyl-transferring glycine dehydrogenase subunit GcvPA, translated as MRYLPLTPQDRTDMLAKIGVAAVDDLFANVPKSKLLKGLVDLPKAKGELDVERIMGAMAAENITASEVPFFVGAGAYKHHVPASVDHLIQRSEFLTSYTPYQPEIAQGTLQYLFEFQTQVALLTGMEVANASMYDGSTGAAEAVLMAHRVTKRRKAILAGNLHPHYRDTIETLSRMAGDELVSLEPNPADASADLKAVAAAIDAETSCIVIQTPDVFGNLHDLTAIAKKAQDAGALLIAVVTEVVSLGAVTPPGAMGADIVVAEGQSIGVGLNFGGPYVGLFATKQKYVRQMPGRLCGETVDAEGRRGFVLTLSTREQHIRREKATSNICTNSGLMCLAFTIHMTLLGETGLRRLAAINHANACDLADRLADVDGVEVLNGSFFNEFAIRVPGDAAKVVEKMAKKGVLAGVPAARLWPKHKALKDILLVANTEVNTDDDRAAFVAALGASL; from the coding sequence ATGCGCTACCTGCCGCTGACGCCCCAAGACCGCACCGACATGCTGGCCAAGATCGGCGTCGCCGCCGTCGACGACCTCTTCGCCAACGTGCCGAAATCGAAGCTGCTCAAAGGCCTCGTCGACCTGCCGAAGGCCAAGGGCGAGCTCGATGTCGAGCGCATCATGGGCGCCATGGCGGCGGAGAACATCACGGCCTCCGAGGTGCCCTTCTTCGTCGGCGCCGGCGCCTACAAGCACCATGTCCCGGCCTCGGTGGATCATCTGATCCAGCGCTCCGAGTTCCTGACGAGCTACACGCCCTACCAGCCGGAAATCGCCCAGGGCACTCTCCAGTACCTGTTCGAGTTCCAGACCCAGGTGGCGCTCCTCACCGGCATGGAGGTCGCCAACGCCTCCATGTATGACGGCTCGACGGGCGCGGCCGAGGCCGTGCTGATGGCGCATCGAGTCACCAAGCGGCGCAAGGCGATCCTCGCCGGCAACCTGCATCCGCACTACCGCGACACGATCGAGACGCTGTCCCGCATGGCCGGCGACGAACTCGTCTCGCTGGAGCCGAACCCGGCCGATGCCAGCGCCGACCTCAAGGCGGTGGCCGCCGCCATCGACGCCGAGACCTCCTGCATCGTCATCCAGACGCCGGATGTCTTCGGCAACCTCCACGACCTCACCGCCATCGCCAAGAAGGCGCAGGATGCCGGCGCTCTTCTGATCGCCGTCGTCACTGAGGTGGTCTCGCTCGGCGCCGTGACCCCGCCCGGTGCCATGGGCGCGGACATCGTCGTCGCCGAGGGCCAGTCCATCGGCGTCGGTCTCAATTTCGGCGGTCCCTATGTCGGCCTCTTCGCCACCAAGCAGAAATATGTCCGGCAGATGCCGGGCCGCCTCTGCGGCGAGACAGTGGATGCGGAAGGCCGCCGCGGCTTCGTGCTGACGCTCTCGACCCGCGAGCAGCATATCCGCCGCGAGAAGGCGACCTCCAACATCTGCACCAATTCCGGCCTGATGTGCCTCGCCTTCACCATCCACATGACGCTGCTCGGCGAGACCGGCCTGCGCCGCCTCGCCGCCATCAACCACGCCAATGCCTGCGATCTCGCCGACCGCCTCGCTGACGTCGACGGCGTCGAGGTGCTGAACGGCAGCTTCTTCAACGAGTTCGCCATCCGCGTGCCGGGCGATGCCGCCAAGGTCGTGGAGAAGATGGCGAAGAAGGGCGTGCTGGCGGGCGTTCCCGCCGCGCGGCTGTGGCCCAAGCACAAGGCGCTGAAGGATATCCTCCTCGTCGCCAACACCGAAGTGAACACCGACGACGATCGCGCCGCCTTCGTGGCCGCGCTCGGCGCCAGCCTCTGA
- a CDS encoding pyridoxal phosphate-dependent aminotransferase, with protein MTADLLASLRPEASGAPASGIVELSKYARAAGDVIQLWVGEGDTPTPSFIYEAATRSLAAGETTYTWQRGIPELRQAIATYASDLYGRELSPERFFVCGSGMQAIQIAMTMVAGPGDEILIPSPTWPNAPAAAGLRGATPVFVALDHGNRGWQIDLDKLEAAITPKTKAMFINTPSNPTGWTATKEELAAILALARRHGLWIVADEIYTRFVWTEGSPRRAASFHDVREDGDRIIWVNTFSKNWAMTGWRTGWVEADPSLGDVVENLIQYSTSGSPVFVQRACAVALERGESFLAHQVAKARKARDIVSEAIEATGRCRFSRPDGAFYLFFGIDGVTDSNAAAMKLVDIAKVGLAPGSAFGPGGEGHLRLCYLRSQEQIEIAAERLRTAIPLL; from the coding sequence ATGACCGCCGATCTCCTCGCCTCGCTGCGCCCGGAAGCCTCGGGCGCCCCCGCCAGCGGCATCGTCGAGCTGTCGAAATATGCGCGGGCGGCCGGCGACGTGATCCAGCTCTGGGTCGGCGAGGGGGACACGCCCACCCCCTCCTTCATCTACGAGGCGGCGACGCGCTCGCTCGCGGCGGGCGAGACCACCTACACCTGGCAGCGCGGCATCCCGGAGCTGCGCCAGGCCATCGCGACCTATGCCTCCGACCTCTACGGCCGCGAGCTGTCGCCGGAGCGCTTCTTCGTCTGCGGCTCGGGCATGCAGGCGATCCAGATCGCCATGACCATGGTGGCGGGCCCGGGCGACGAGATCCTCATCCCCTCCCCCACCTGGCCGAACGCCCCGGCGGCTGCGGGCCTGCGCGGCGCGACGCCGGTCTTCGTCGCGCTCGACCATGGCAATCGCGGCTGGCAGATCGACCTCGACAAGCTTGAGGCGGCGATCACGCCGAAGACCAAGGCGATGTTCATCAACACGCCGTCCAACCCGACCGGCTGGACCGCGACGAAGGAGGAGCTCGCCGCGATCCTCGCGCTCGCCCGCCGGCACGGGCTGTGGATCGTCGCCGACGAGATCTATACCCGCTTCGTCTGGACCGAGGGGTCGCCGCGCCGCGCTGCCTCCTTCCACGACGTGCGCGAGGACGGCGACCGCATCATCTGGGTCAACACCTTCTCGAAGAACTGGGCGATGACCGGGTGGCGCACCGGCTGGGTGGAGGCCGACCCGTCCCTCGGCGACGTCGTCGAGAACCTCATCCAGTATTCCACCTCGGGCTCGCCGGTCTTCGTGCAGCGGGCCTGCGCCGTCGCGCTGGAGCGCGGCGAAAGCTTCCTCGCCCATCAGGTCGCCAAGGCGCGCAAGGCCCGCGACATCGTCTCCGAGGCGATCGAGGCCACAGGCCGCTGCCGGTTCTCGCGGCCGGACGGCGCCTTCTACCTGTTCTTCGGCATCGACGGCGTCACCGATTCGAACGCTGCGGCGATGAAGCTAGTCGACATCGCCAAGGTCGGGCTCGCCCCGGGGAGCGCCTTCGGGCCCGGCGGCGAAGGCCATTTGAGGCTCTGCTACCTGCGCTCGCAGGAGCAGATCGAGATCGCGGCCGAGCGTTTGCGCACCGCCATCCCCCTTTTGTGA
- the gcvPB gene encoding aminomethyl-transferring glycine dehydrogenase subunit GcvPB — translation MSMNNQGRPTAAGEAGAASAHPTFTGNKALQIEEALIFEIGRPEVTGVDLPEPKKVKSRLGKLARKEPIDLPGLSEPETMRHYVRLSQKNFGIDTGLFPLGSCTMKHNARLNEKMARLPGFGDIHPLQPVSTVQGALELIDRLADYLKELTGMPAVAMSPKAGAHGELAGMMAIKAALEAKGEGHRKIVLVPESAHGTNPATAALIGFEVKAVPAQADGTVHVSDVKAALTPDVAAIMLTNPNTCGIFEKEIVEIAKAIHDAGAYFYCDGANFNAIVGKARPGDLGVDAMHINLHKTFSTPHGGGGPGAGPVVLSERLAAFVPYPFIRAGKGFSLVEEGGKLEKGEMPFGRMSAFHGQMGMFVRALAYMLSHGADGMKQASEDAVLNANYIRASLADLMSLPFGNQPCMHEALFDDEWLKNTGVSTLDFAKAMIDEGYHPMTMYFPLVVHGAMLIEPTESESKASLDLFIATLRDLALSAKRGQVERFKNAPFHAPRRRLDETRAARNPVLRWTRPQAYAEAAE, via the coding sequence ATGTCCATGAACAATCAGGGTCGTCCCACCGCCGCCGGCGAGGCCGGTGCCGCCTCCGCCCACCCGACCTTCACCGGCAACAAGGCGCTGCAGATCGAGGAAGCGCTGATCTTCGAGATCGGCCGTCCCGAGGTCACCGGCGTCGACCTGCCCGAGCCGAAGAAGGTGAAGTCGCGCCTCGGCAAGCTCGCCCGCAAGGAGCCGATCGACCTGCCGGGCCTCTCCGAGCCGGAGACGATGCGCCACTACGTGCGCCTCAGCCAGAAGAACTTCGGCATCGACACCGGGCTCTTCCCGCTCGGCTCCTGCACCATGAAGCACAATGCCCGCCTCAACGAGAAGATGGCGCGGCTGCCGGGCTTCGGTGACATCCACCCGCTCCAGCCGGTCTCCACCGTGCAGGGCGCGCTGGAGCTGATCGACCGCCTCGCCGACTACCTCAAGGAGCTCACCGGCATGCCCGCCGTGGCGATGAGCCCCAAGGCCGGCGCCCATGGCGAGCTCGCCGGCATGATGGCCATCAAGGCGGCGCTGGAGGCCAAGGGCGAGGGCCATCGCAAGATCGTGCTGGTGCCTGAATCGGCGCACGGCACGAACCCTGCGACGGCCGCGCTTATCGGCTTCGAGGTGAAGGCCGTCCCCGCCCAGGCCGATGGCACGGTCCACGTCTCCGACGTCAAGGCGGCGCTGACGCCCGACGTCGCGGCGATCATGCTCACCAACCCCAACACCTGCGGCATCTTCGAGAAGGAGATCGTCGAGATCGCCAAGGCGATCCACGACGCCGGGGCCTATTTCTACTGCGACGGCGCCAACTTCAACGCCATCGTCGGCAAGGCCCGCCCGGGTGACCTCGGCGTCGACGCCATGCACATCAACCTGCACAAGACCTTCTCGACGCCCCATGGCGGCGGCGGTCCGGGCGCCGGTCCCGTCGTGCTGTCGGAGCGCCTGGCGGCCTTCGTGCCCTATCCCTTCATCCGCGCCGGCAAGGGCTTCTCGCTGGTCGAGGAGGGCGGCAAGCTGGAGAAGGGCGAGATGCCCTTCGGACGCATGTCGGCCTTCCACGGCCAGATGGGCATGTTCGTCCGCGCGCTCGCCTACATGCTCAGCCACGGCGCTGACGGCATGAAGCAGGCCTCGGAGGATGCGGTGCTCAACGCCAACTACATCCGCGCCTCGCTCGCGGACCTGATGAGCCTGCCCTTCGGCAACCAGCCCTGCATGCACGAGGCGCTGTTCGACGACGAGTGGCTGAAGAACACCGGCGTCTCCACGCTCGACTTCGCCAAGGCGATGATCGACGAGGGCTACCACCCGATGACCATGTATTTCCCGCTGGTCGTCCACGGCGCCATGCTCATCGAGCCGACGGAGTCGGAATCGAAGGCTTCCCTCGACCTCTTCATCGCCACGCTGCGTGACCTCGCCCTGTCGGCGAAGCGCGGCCAGGTCGAGCGCTTCAAGAATGCGCCCTTCCATGCCCCGCGCCGCCGCCTCGACGAGACGCGGGCGGCCCGCAACCCGGTCCTGCGCTGGACCCGGCCGCAGGCCTATGCGGAGGCGGCGGAGTAA
- a CDS encoding type 1 glutamine amidotransferase domain-containing protein — MPQIAQSKILILATDGFEQSELEVPLNSLRDKGATVHVASPAKTLSPGEIRGWDKADWGRTVPVDQTLEQVDANAYDALVLPGGVINPDKLRVEKKAVDTIRRFVADGKVVAAICHGPWLLAEAGVTAGLRMTSYQSIRTDMENAGGDWVDEEVVTDQGIITSRAPKDLPAFVAKIVEEIEEGRHERAA, encoded by the coding sequence GTGCCGCAGATCGCACAGTCCAAGATTCTCATCCTCGCCACCGACGGTTTCGAGCAGTCCGAGCTCGAGGTGCCGCTGAACAGCCTGCGGGACAAGGGCGCGACGGTGCATGTCGCCTCGCCTGCCAAGACCCTCTCGCCCGGCGAGATCCGCGGCTGGGACAAGGCCGACTGGGGCCGCACCGTGCCGGTCGACCAGACCCTCGAGCAGGTGGACGCCAATGCCTATGACGCTCTCGTCCTGCCGGGCGGCGTGATCAATCCCGACAAGCTGCGCGTCGAGAAAAAGGCGGTCGACACGATCCGCCGCTTCGTTGCCGACGGCAAGGTGGTCGCCGCCATCTGCCATGGCCCCTGGCTGCTGGCCGAGGCCGGCGTCACGGCGGGCTTGCGCATGACCTCCTACCAGTCGATCCGCACGGACATGGAGAATGCCGGCGGCGACTGGGTCGACGAGGAGGTCGTCACCGACCAGGGCATCATCACCTCACGCGCGCCCAAGGACCTGCCGGCCTTCGTCGCCAAGATCGTCGAGGAGATCGAGGAAGGCCGCCACGAGCGCGCCGCCTGA
- the gcvH gene encoding glycine cleavage system protein GcvH, translating to MATTKYTKDHEYIRIDGDVGTVGISHYAQEQLGDVVFVELPSSGKAVKKGDSAAVVESVKAASDIYSPVSGQVVEANPDLEGAPATVNDDPAGKGWFFKVKIANPAELDELMDEAAYKAFLDTL from the coding sequence ATGGCCACGACCAAATACACCAAGGACCACGAATATATCCGCATCGACGGCGACGTCGGCACGGTGGGCATTTCCCACTACGCCCAGGAGCAGCTCGGCGACGTGGTCTTCGTGGAGCTCCCCTCCAGCGGCAAGGCCGTGAAGAAGGGCGACAGCGCCGCTGTGGTCGAAAGCGTCAAGGCCGCCTCCGACATCTACTCGCCGGTCTCCGGCCAGGTGGTCGAGGCCAACCCCGACCTCGAAGGCGCGCCCGCCACCGTCAACGACGACCCGGCCGGCAAGGGCTGGTTCTTCAAGGTGAAGATCGCCAATCCCGCCGAGCTCGACGAGCTCATGGACGAGGCCGCCTACAAGGCCTTCCTCGACACGCTGTGA
- the ileS gene encoding isoleucine--tRNA ligase, producing the protein MSDQNPTDAFDYSKTLLLPETPFPMRAGLPEKEPQILKSWEEMDLYGRLRRSARGRDRFVLHDGPPYANGHLHIGHALNKILKDMVTKSQQMLGFDSDYVPGWDCHGLPIEWKIEEEYRSKGKNKDEVPVVEFRQECRAFATHWLNVQREEFKRLGVVGDWANPYQTMTFHAEAQIAEEIIKFAESGQLYRGSKPVMWSVVEKTALAEAEVEYHDYQSDMIWAAFPVRAVSPAVADTAARDKLAHLKNASVVIWTTTPWTIPGNRAISYSNRIAYGLYRVMASPADNWARVGNTYILAKALAESVFKQAKVEGFELVADVSADELAGLTCAHPLANLGYGFDVPLLDGDHVTDDAGTGFVHTAPGHGREDFEIWMASGRMLAERAIETRIPYTVDGDGRLTKEAPGFEGRQVITEKGDKGDANQAVIDALVAAGRLVARGRLKHQYPHSWRSKKPVIFRNTPQWFIAMDKPYDDGTTLRQRALKAIGETQWVPESGENRIRGMIENRPDWVVSRQRAWGVPIAVFVNRDSGEILRDPTVDLRIIEAFRQEGADAWFKAGAKERFLGPQYKADDWDKVDDVLDVWFDSGSTHAFTLERPQDFPNFAGLKRKVDGGADTVMYLEGSDQHRGWFHSSLLESCGTRGRAPYDVVLTHGFVLDGEGRKMSKSLGNTVAPQDVIKQSGADILRLWVAASDYSDDLRIGKEILQTTSDAYRKLRNTIRWMLGALAHHDGSALPDVATLPDLERLMLHRLAELTPQIHAAYRDYDYKKVFAALTQFMNVELSAFYFDIRKDRLYCDPVSAPARKAALAVIEEIFKAVTTWLAPVLSFTAEEAWWDRYGRDGSVHLQGFYAAPEAWLDPALDARWEKIRKVRRAVTGALELERAAKRLGSSLEAAPVVHIADPELMAAVEGIDLAEVAITSAIRVVAGEGPATAYRADDIRGVAVEPAKAAGVKCARSWKYFDPATADPDFPDITPRDAAAMREWQQRHAL; encoded by the coding sequence ATGTCCGACCAGAACCCCACCGACGCCTTCGACTATTCGAAGACCCTTCTCCTGCCCGAGACGCCCTTCCCGATGCGGGCGGGGCTCCCGGAAAAGGAGCCGCAGATCCTCAAGTCCTGGGAGGAGATGGACCTCTACGGTCGCCTGCGCCGCTCCGCCCGCGGCCGCGACCGCTTCGTGCTCCACGACGGCCCTCCCTACGCCAACGGCCATCTCCATATCGGCCACGCGCTCAACAAGATCCTCAAGGACATGGTGACGAAGTCGCAGCAGATGCTCGGCTTCGACAGCGACTACGTGCCCGGCTGGGACTGCCACGGCCTGCCGATCGAGTGGAAGATCGAGGAGGAGTACCGCTCCAAGGGCAAGAACAAGGACGAGGTGCCGGTCGTCGAGTTCCGCCAGGAATGCCGCGCCTTCGCCACCCACTGGCTGAACGTGCAGCGCGAGGAGTTCAAGCGCCTCGGCGTCGTCGGCGACTGGGCGAACCCCTATCAGACCATGACCTTCCACGCCGAGGCGCAGATCGCCGAGGAGATCATCAAGTTCGCCGAAAGCGGACAGCTCTATCGCGGCTCGAAGCCGGTCATGTGGTCGGTGGTGGAGAAGACCGCCCTGGCCGAGGCCGAGGTCGAGTATCACGACTACCAGAGCGACATGATCTGGGCGGCCTTCCCGGTGCGGGCGGTTTCGCCGGCGGTCGCCGACACGGCGGCCCGGGACAAGCTCGCGCATCTGAAGAACGCCAGCGTCGTCATCTGGACGACCACGCCCTGGACCATCCCCGGCAACCGCGCCATCTCCTATTCGAACCGCATCGCCTATGGCCTCTACCGGGTCATGGCCTCGCCGGCCGACAACTGGGCGCGGGTCGGCAACACCTACATCCTCGCCAAGGCCCTGGCCGAGAGCGTGTTCAAGCAGGCCAAGGTCGAGGGCTTCGAGCTCGTGGCCGATGTCTCGGCGGACGAACTCGCCGGCCTCACCTGCGCCCATCCCCTCGCCAATCTCGGCTACGGCTTCGACGTGCCGCTGCTCGACGGCGATCACGTCACCGACGATGCCGGCACCGGCTTCGTTCACACCGCCCCCGGCCATGGCCGCGAGGACTTCGAGATCTGGATGGCGAGCGGCCGCATGCTCGCCGAGCGCGCCATCGAGACCCGCATCCCCTACACGGTGGATGGCGACGGCCGCCTGACCAAGGAGGCCCCCGGCTTCGAGGGCCGCCAGGTCATCACCGAGAAGGGCGACAAGGGCGATGCCAACCAGGCGGTCATCGACGCGCTGGTGGCCGCTGGCCGCCTCGTCGCGCGCGGGCGCCTGAAGCACCAGTATCCGCATTCCTGGCGCTCCAAGAAGCCGGTCATCTTCCGCAACACGCCCCAGTGGTTCATCGCCATGGACAAGCCCTATGACGACGGCACGACGCTGCGTCAGCGGGCGCTCAAGGCCATCGGCGAGACCCAGTGGGTGCCGGAATCCGGCGAGAACCGCATCCGCGGCATGATCGAGAACCGCCCGGACTGGGTGGTTTCGCGCCAGCGCGCCTGGGGCGTGCCCATCGCCGTCTTCGTCAACCGCGACAGCGGCGAGATCCTGCGCGATCCGACCGTGGACCTGCGCATCATCGAGGCCTTCCGCCAGGAGGGCGCCGATGCCTGGTTCAAGGCCGGCGCCAAGGAGCGCTTCCTCGGCCCGCAGTACAAGGCGGATGACTGGGACAAGGTCGACGACGTGCTCGACGTCTGGTTCGATTCCGGCTCCACCCACGCCTTCACGCTGGAGCGGCCGCAGGACTTCCCGAACTTCGCCGGCCTCAAGCGCAAGGTCGATGGCGGGGCCGACACCGTCATGTACCTCGAAGGCTCCGACCAGCACCGCGGCTGGTTCCATTCCTCGCTGCTGGAAAGCTGCGGCACGCGTGGCCGTGCGCCCTATGACGTGGTGCTGACCCACGGCTTCGTCCTCGACGGCGAGGGCCGCAAGATGTCGAAGTCGCTGGGCAACACGGTGGCCCCGCAGGACGTCATCAAGCAGTCGGGCGCCGACATCCTGCGCCTGTGGGTTGCGGCCTCCGACTATTCGGACGACCTGCGCATCGGCAAGGAGATCCTGCAGACGACCTCGGATGCCTATCGCAAGCTGCGCAACACCATCCGCTGGATGCTGGGCGCGCTCGCCCATCACGACGGCTCAGCCCTGCCCGACGTCGCCACCCTGCCGGACCTCGAGCGGCTCATGCTGCACCGGCTGGCCGAGCTCACGCCGCAGATCCACGCCGCCTATCGCGACTACGACTACAAGAAGGTCTTCGCCGCGCTGACGCAGTTCATGAATGTCGAGCTCTCGGCCTTCTATTTCGACATCCGCAAGGACCGCCTCTACTGCGATCCGGTCTCGGCGCCGGCCCGCAAGGCGGCGCTGGCGGTCATCGAGGAGATCTTCAAGGCCGTGACGACCTGGCTTGCGCCGGTGCTCTCCTTCACCGCCGAGGAGGCCTGGTGGGATCGCTATGGCCGTGACGGCTCGGTGCACCTCCAGGGCTTCTACGCGGCGCCCGAGGCCTGGCTCGACCCGGCCCTCGATGCCCGCTGGGAGAAGATCCGCAAGGTCCGCCGCGCCGTCACCGGCGCATTGGAGCTGGAGCGTGCCGCCAAGCGGCTCGGCTCCTCGCTGGAGGCGGCCCCGGTGGTCCACATTGCCGATCCCGAGCTCATGGCGGCTGTGGAGGGCATCGACCTCGCCGAGGTCGCCATCACCTCCGCCATCCGCGTGGTTGCGGGCGAGGGGCCGGCCACGGCCTATCGCGCCGACGACATCCGCGGCGTGGCTGTGGAGCCGGCCAAGGCGGCTGGCGTGAAATGCGCCCGCTCCTGGAAGTACTTCGATCCGGCCACCGCCGATCCGGACTTCCCGGACATCACGCCGCGCGACGCGGCGGCGATGCGCGAGTGGCAGCAGCGCCACGCGCTGTGA
- a CDS encoding cold-shock protein has translation MATGTVKWFNPQKGYGFIQPSDGGKDVFVHISAVQRAGLNDLREGEQVSYELATDRRTGKQSADQLKLA, from the coding sequence ATGGCGACCGGGACCGTGAAGTGGTTCAACCCCCAGAAGGGCTACGGCTTCATCCAGCCGTCCGACGGCGGCAAGGATGTGTTCGTGCACATCTCGGCCGTGCAGCGCGCCGGTCTCAACGACCTTCGCGAGGGCGAGCAGGTGTCGTATGAGCTCGCCACCGACCGCCGCACCGGCAAGCAGTCGGCCGACCAGCTGAAGCTGGCCTGA
- a CDS encoding DEAD/DEAH box helicase, with protein sequence MNNSSFVDLGLAEPLLRSLRDAGYETPTPIQAKAIPHLLDDHDLIGIAQTGTGKTAAFSLPILQHLSEDRVPLPAKGVRALVLAPTRELALQIFDNVTRLSKHLKLRHAVIFGGVGQNPQAQAIARGIDVLVATPGRLIDLMGQGLVRLDTVTHLVLDEADRMLDMGFIRDVRKILAKLPEQRQSMLFSATMPAEVAKLARDMLWEPMRVEVTPEIVTVEAIEQHVFHVGTSDKRQLLEKLLGDPALARVVVFTRTKHGANRLAGQLVKSGFSADAIHGNKSQNARQRALAAFKSGECRILVATDLFARGIDVAEVTHVVNFDLPNEPESYVHRIGRTGRAGRTGIALAFCDPSERGHLAAIEKLTRVRLAVAASPIQASSPARTEIRPAARPARRPQPRPRAA encoded by the coding sequence TTGAACAATTCATCCTTCGTGGATCTCGGCCTCGCCGAGCCACTTCTGCGTTCCCTGCGTGATGCCGGGTACGAGACGCCGACGCCGATCCAGGCGAAGGCCATCCCCCATCTCCTGGACGATCACGACCTGATCGGCATCGCCCAGACTGGTACCGGCAAGACGGCGGCCTTCAGCCTGCCGATCCTGCAGCACCTGTCCGAAGACCGCGTTCCCCTGCCCGCCAAGGGCGTTCGGGCTCTCGTGCTCGCGCCGACGCGCGAGCTGGCGCTGCAGATCTTCGACAACGTCACCCGCCTCTCCAAACATCTGAAGCTGCGCCATGCCGTCATCTTCGGCGGCGTCGGCCAGAACCCGCAGGCCCAGGCCATCGCCCGCGGCATCGACGTGCTGGTGGCGACGCCCGGCCGGCTCATCGACCTGATGGGCCAGGGCCTCGTCCGGCTCGACACGGTCACCCACCTCGTCCTTGACGAGGCGGACCGCATGCTGGACATGGGCTTCATCCGCGACGTGCGGAAGATCCTCGCCAAGCTCCCTGAGCAGCGCCAGTCCATGCTGTTCTCCGCCACCATGCCGGCTGAGGTGGCCAAGCTCGCCCGCGACATGCTGTGGGAGCCGATGCGGGTCGAGGTGACGCCGGAAATCGTCACGGTCGAAGCCATCGAGCAGCACGTCTTCCACGTCGGCACCTCCGACAAGCGCCAGCTCCTCGAAAAGCTGCTCGGCGACCCGGCGCTTGCTCGCGTCGTCGTCTTCACGCGCACCAAGCACGGGGCGAACCGCCTCGCCGGCCAGCTCGTGAAGTCCGGCTTCTCGGCCGATGCCATCCACGGCAACAAGAGCCAGAATGCCCGCCAGCGGGCGCTCGCGGCCTTCAAGTCCGGCGAGTGCCGCATTCTCGTGGCGACCGACCTGTTCGCCCGCGGCATCGACGTGGCCGAGGTCACCCATGTGGTGAACTTCGACCTGCCCAATGAGCCCGAGAGCTATGTCCACCGCATCGGCCGCACAGGCCGTGCCGGCCGGACGGGCATCGCCCTTGCCTTCTGTGATCCTTCCGAGCGCGGCCATCTCGCCGCGATCGAGAAACTGACGCGCGTGCGCCTCGCCGTGGCGGCGTCTCCCATCCAGGCCTCGTCGCCGGCACGGACCGAAATCCGTCCGGCAGCGCGTCCTGCCAGGCGTCCGCAGCCCCGCCCACGGGCTGCCTGA